Proteins encoded by one window of Prevotella nigrescens:
- a CDS encoding energy transducer TonB, translated as MSKIDLYDPKWVDMVFADKNKAYGAYQLRKTVSQRNIKALVILLVAAFIGGGYLAYQIKKHNDELAAQEAYAAKMELAALEQAKKEQAERKKQQKKEEPKKVEPEKVVPETRATVKFTAPVIKDDKDVKEEMPPMVKMNKETKAIGTETKEGVEDRNVVAERSTVATPEQIIPPVEKPAEAPKVEAPKEDIEKKIFTFAEQQPTFKGNVQAWLTSHLQYPASAADNNIQGKVVVKFVVGRDGSVSRAEVIRGVDPALDREALRVVNSMPKWNPGMNNGQPANVWFQLPITFKLN; from the coding sequence ATGTCAAAAATTGATCTATACGATCCTAAATGGGTCGATATGGTGTTCGCTGATAAAAATAAGGCGTATGGAGCCTATCAGCTCCGTAAGACTGTTTCACAGCGAAACATCAAGGCATTAGTTATTTTGCTTGTTGCTGCATTCATCGGTGGTGGATATCTGGCTTACCAGATAAAGAAGCACAACGATGAGCTTGCAGCCCAAGAAGCTTATGCTGCAAAAATGGAATTAGCAGCTTTAGAACAAGCAAAGAAGGAACAAGCTGAGCGGAAGAAACAACAAAAGAAGGAAGAACCTAAGAAAGTTGAACCCGAAAAAGTTGTTCCTGAAACTCGTGCTACTGTGAAGTTTACGGCACCTGTCATCAAAGATGACAAAGATGTTAAGGAAGAAATGCCTCCAATGGTTAAGATGAATAAGGAAACCAAGGCTATCGGTACTGAGACCAAAGAAGGTGTTGAAGATCGTAATGTTGTAGCTGAAAGAAGTACAGTGGCAACACCAGAGCAGATTATTCCTCCTGTAGAGAAGCCTGCAGAGGCTCCTAAGGTTGAAGCCCCAAAGGAGGATATCGAAAAGAAGATCTTTACTTTCGCAGAACAGCAACCAACTTTCAAAGGAAATGTTCAAGCTTGGCTTACTTCTCACTTGCAGTATCCTGCATCTGCTGCTGATAATAATATTCAGGGAAAAGTAGTTGTGAAATTCGTTGTTGGACGTGATGGTTCTGTAAGTAGAGCAGAAGTAATACGTGGTGTAGACCCCGCTCTCGATCGTGAAGCTCTTCGTGTAGTAAACAGTATGCCCAAATGGAATCCTGGTATGAATAACGGACAGCCTGCGAATGTGTGGTTCCAACTTCCAATTACTTTCAAACTGAACTAA
- a CDS encoding ExbD/TolR family protein has translation MANKKESKQKKMTVRVDFTPMVDMLMLLITFFMLCTSLSKPSTMELTMPSNDKQQPDVKKNEAKESHSITIFIGDGDKILYGEGKPQLDNPNWLKKADWGTGNTGIRYVLQHKEVDNGASIPYNDMRLAVQELQKKKAANEKAYPDSIYQAELTNIKLGNVNGKKVSTLTVIIKPTDKASYKHLVDILDEMQISYIATYVIDKLTPQEKTVLLTKGFKV, from the coding sequence ATGGCGAATAAAAAAGAAAGCAAACAGAAAAAAATGACTGTTCGTGTAGACTTTACACCAATGGTTGATATGCTTATGTTGCTTATCACATTCTTCATGCTTTGTACCTCACTTAGCAAGCCTTCAACTATGGAGTTGACTATGCCAAGTAATGATAAGCAACAGCCTGATGTAAAAAAGAATGAAGCAAAAGAATCACATTCTATAACTATATTTATAGGCGATGGAGATAAGATCCTTTATGGTGAAGGTAAACCACAGCTTGATAACCCTAATTGGCTGAAAAAAGCAGATTGGGGAACTGGAAATACTGGTATTCGTTATGTTCTTCAACACAAGGAAGTCGATAATGGTGCAAGTATACCTTATAATGATATGCGTCTTGCCGTACAAGAATTGCAAAAGAAGAAAGCTGCTAATGAAAAGGCTTATCCTGATAGTATTTACCAAGCTGAACTTACAAACATTAAGTTAGGTAATGTAAATGGAAAGAAGGTTTCAACCTTAACCGTTATCATCAAGCCAACTGATAAAGCTTCTTATAAGCATCTTGTTGATATTCTCGATGAAATGCAGATTTCATATATTGCAACTTATGTCATAGATAAACTTACCCCACAAGAAAAGACAGTACTTTTAACAAAAGGGTTTAAAGTTTAA
- a CDS encoding ExbD/TolR family protein, with amino-acid sequence MGKVKIKKEDVWIDMTPMSDVMTLLLTFFMLTSTFVKNEPVKVNTPGSVSEMKVPENGILTVLISPEKNAAGQPTGEGQVFMSYDNTKELAQILEMVAPQLKPGQKKTFLAESTFGVPMDKLPTYLSMSARSRGEELPKMGIPLDSIQGHEMTEFQQWINAARQVNPKVRIALKSDANTPYGTVKKVMSELQDMDESHYYMITQLDAKKAAQAASKEK; translated from the coding sequence ATGGGTAAAGTAAAAATTAAGAAAGAAGACGTTTGGATTGACATGACACCAATGTCAGATGTTATGACCTTGTTGCTTACTTTCTTTATGCTCACCTCGACATTTGTAAAGAATGAGCCTGTGAAAGTAAATACACCTGGGTCTGTATCTGAAATGAAGGTGCCGGAAAATGGCATTCTTACAGTACTTATTAGTCCTGAAAAGAATGCTGCAGGTCAACCAACTGGCGAAGGCCAAGTATTTATGAGCTACGACAATACAAAAGAATTAGCTCAAATCCTCGAAATGGTAGCACCACAATTGAAGCCAGGACAAAAGAAAACTTTCTTGGCAGAATCTACGTTTGGTGTCCCGATGGATAAATTGCCGACTTATTTGAGTATGTCTGCAAGAAGTCGTGGCGAAGAACTTCCCAAGATGGGAATCCCTCTCGATAGTATTCAAGGGCATGAGATGACAGAATTTCAACAATGGATTAATGCGGCTCGCCAAGTAAATCCTAAAGTTCGAATTGCTTTGAAATCTGATGCAAATACACCTTATGGTACAGTTAAGAAAGTAATGAGTGAACTTCAAGATATGGATGAAAGTCATTACTATATGATTACACAGTTGGACGCTAAAAAGGCTGCGCAGGCAGCTTCTAAGGAGAAGTAA
- a CDS encoding MotA/TolQ/ExbB proton channel family protein translates to MATTQQKAAPKKKSEGFTGVRGAFWIIAFCAVVAFILFFTWFANGMHFQDPLTKENPADVWGTIYKGGVVVPVIQTLLLTVLAMSIERWLALKTAFGKGTLPKFVANIKSALKENDMNKASQLCDKQRGSVANVVMASINAYKAMESGANANMKKAQKVAKIQQAHEEATQLEMPTLTMNLPIIATLVTLGTLTGLLGTVTGMIKSFSALSAGGGADAAALSAGISEALINTAFGIATSWFAVVSYNYFSNKVDKLTYALDEVGYSIAQTYEVNHAEEA, encoded by the coding sequence ATGGCAACTACACAACAAAAAGCAGCCCCAAAAAAGAAATCAGAGGGCTTCACAGGAGTTAGAGGCGCATTTTGGATTATCGCATTTTGCGCTGTCGTAGCATTCATTTTGTTCTTTACATGGTTTGCGAACGGCATGCACTTCCAAGATCCATTAACAAAAGAAAATCCAGCTGATGTATGGGGAACTATATATAAAGGTGGTGTTGTGGTTCCTGTTATCCAGACATTATTGCTAACAGTGCTTGCAATGTCTATCGAACGTTGGTTGGCTTTGAAGACCGCTTTCGGTAAGGGCACTCTTCCTAAATTTGTTGCAAACATCAAGTCTGCTTTGAAAGAAAACGATATGAACAAGGCTTCTCAACTTTGTGATAAGCAAAGAGGCTCTGTTGCAAACGTTGTTATGGCATCTATTAATGCTTACAAAGCAATGGAAAGTGGAGCAAATGCAAATATGAAGAAGGCACAAAAGGTGGCAAAGATACAACAAGCTCACGAAGAGGCAACTCAGCTTGAAATGCCAACCCTTACAATGAATCTTCCTATCATTGCTACACTTGTTACACTTGGTACTCTTACAGGTCTTCTTGGTACTGTAACTGGTATGATCAAGTCTTTCTCTGCTCTTTCTGCAGGTGGTGGTGCTGACGCTGCTGCACTTTCTGCAGGTATTTCTGAGGCGTTGATTAATACTGCTTTTGGTATTGCTACTTCTTGGTTTGCAGTAGTCTCTTATAACTACTTCTCAAACAAGGTAGACAAATTAACTTACGCACTCGACGAGGTTGGTTACTCAATTGCTCAGACATACGAAGTAAACCACGCAGAAGAAGCTTAA
- a CDS encoding bifunctional 3,4-dihydroxy-2-butanone-4-phosphate synthase/GTP cyclohydrolase II, translating to MENFELSSIEDAVKDFKEGKFVIVVDDEDRENEGDLIMAAEMITPEKVNFMLKNARGVLCVPVTLSRAKELDLPHQVSDNTSVLGTPFTVTVDKLEGCTTGVSAHDRAETIKALADPNSTPQTFGRPGHINPLYAQDNGVLRRSGHTEAAVDLCKMAGCFPAGVLMEIMNDDGTMARMPQLIEKAKEWGMKIISIKDIIAYRLKRESSIEVGVEVDMPTKYGHFRLIPFRQTSTGVENMALIKGEWGEDEPVLVRVHSSCATGDILGSERCDCGEQLHKAMEMIEKEGKGVLVYMQQEGRGIGLMNKIAAYKLQEQGLDTVDANLHLGFKPDERDYGCGAQMLRHLGVHKMRLMTNNPTKRVGLEAFGLEIIENIPIEIRPTQYDYRYLKTKKERMGHDLHL from the coding sequence ATGGAGAACTTCGAACTCAGTAGCATTGAAGATGCTGTAAAGGATTTTAAAGAAGGTAAATTCGTTATAGTAGTCGATGATGAAGATCGAGAAAACGAAGGCGATCTTATAATGGCTGCTGAAATGATTACGCCAGAAAAGGTAAACTTTATGTTGAAGAATGCACGTGGTGTTCTTTGCGTACCTGTAACGCTCTCACGTGCAAAGGAATTAGATTTACCACATCAGGTTTCTGATAACACGTCAGTACTGGGAACACCATTTACTGTAACAGTAGATAAGTTGGAGGGGTGTACAACAGGGGTGTCAGCTCATGACCGTGCTGAAACAATAAAAGCATTGGCGGATCCGAATTCGACGCCACAAACATTTGGGCGGCCTGGACATATAAATCCATTGTATGCACAAGACAATGGTGTGCTACGTCGTTCTGGTCATACGGAAGCCGCAGTCGATTTGTGTAAGATGGCAGGTTGTTTTCCCGCAGGTGTATTAATGGAAATCATGAACGACGATGGTACGATGGCTCGTATGCCCCAGCTCATTGAAAAAGCCAAAGAGTGGGGAATGAAGATTATCAGTATTAAAGATATTATTGCTTACCGTTTAAAGCGAGAATCAAGTATTGAAGTTGGTGTGGAAGTAGATATGCCTACGAAATATGGACACTTTCGCTTAATTCCTTTCCGTCAGACATCTACCGGAGTAGAGAACATGGCTTTAATTAAAGGTGAATGGGGGGAAGACGAACCAGTATTAGTGCGTGTCCATTCATCTTGTGCAACTGGCGATATTCTTGGCAGCGAGCGTTGTGATTGTGGCGAACAATTGCATAAAGCTATGGAAATGATAGAAAAAGAAGGAAAGGGTGTTCTTGTCTATATGCAGCAAGAAGGAAGGGGAATAGGATTGATGAATAAGATTGCGGCCTATAAATTGCAAGAACAAGGGCTTGATACTGTAGATGCTAATTTGCATTTGGGGTTTAAGCCTGATGAGCGCGATTATGGTTGTGGTGCTCAGATGTTACGTCATCTGGGCGTGCACAAAATGCGATTAATGACCAATAATCCCACTAAACGAGTTGGACTCGAAGCATTTGGTTTGGAAATCATAGAAAATATTCCAATTGAAATACGTCCGACACAATACGATTATCGTTATTTAAAGACGAAAAAGGAACGAATGGGGCACGATTTGCATTTATAA